In Amphiura filiformis chromosome 2, Afil_fr2py, whole genome shotgun sequence, one DNA window encodes the following:
- the LOC140139565 gene encoding LOW QUALITY PROTEIN: uncharacterized protein (The sequence of the model RefSeq protein was modified relative to this genomic sequence to represent the inferred CDS: deleted 1 base in 1 codon): MKLYCHSNLLYLITLCLFLYHYPQCNAVVLINEVNAHNPGTDNEEFIELYNNGDTQVSLDEYTVVLYNGRGRIAYAIIPLQNGVIPPNGYYTMGNQGLNPDRLLSDIDGDGLNILQNGPDAVALYRGNTTMFTNGMQVTNTSLVDAVVYNARNNGGHHRRLADVLTPGERTVHEDRGHIEGGDESISRCGGMDARNLTQFRLAPLTPGRANNCSYFPPTEPPTTPLPRTTPPSISQNLFPKIVINEFDTAAGVQFIELYDLGVGGTSLDGVVVVFYSEETLNAYASFALDGFETDDQGYFVIGQSDLQLRPDLILPTTLSRRRINAIALHYGESEYIREGSPVTNRNLMDAVVYGGNQRNVRRSQNFDLIRTLLAGQVILWRLDAGTAWGRCRGWLPTMISSFAINTPTPAVDNNCASSIPDIVLNEVNAAAEGDAAISEEFVEIFDGGIGHYPLDGIVLVAYNGKNDAAYVTYDLTGYATDERGFAVLGAADHSYVTIPVEVNPRTGFIQAGPDAIALHLGPAPRFGRGSQPTSYNLIDAIIYGTGDKPDVALQHALLPLQPMVNEIRRISDIDHSVSRCEWGRRNASAWGVGPVTPGALNRECVRNGTTVIETIDHYRNILRINEIHLTKAGLSTGEYLELYDSGLGNVPLDQFTVVVYNGNGDQRSTTLLYLDGYATDSNGFFVIGSSFLDPTPQYSLNTRTILFPSTSGAVAIYKVPQGGLPTFVTQSIATREGLVDAVLFGDNTVDFTLVESLAAGSVPITMETITDETSIVRCFSHDALSQFSFVVNQSTPSAANVCPYPPVVLNEVNIRSQGNDMGEFIELSSLGRPGFPLNNLQVVLWKGNSKKAYSVIKIDGRHTDEYGYFLIGYQGLYAPRPDITPFDTPRNNIRDGPNAVTLHSTKFGKFRENMRLNKTGFIDGVVYYINPDRYSQDLVNFFTPDMDPVMEYHAYSERDESINRCDTETGTMWQLAHITPKDHNYCPSRNAELVINEISLVNDEQYIELWDKGAGYTSLDDFVVVLYGEDNLSYWSIPLLGYMTNSRGYFVMGVASIRPLAQFVFANGFMRTRYGAITVYKVSPGTILLEGAGPSTEGLVDAIVYCLESVHNPLSNVLIPNSMPVQSALLQISGQSLSRCFSHDLLSSDAFAITSQTPRDLNSCPVLPNDIVINEINVEQPRNRSKEFIELFDGGNGNTPLTYLTLVLFNGHISDKSYMTFDLDGYHTNDKGLFCDWQAVPQIGNYWTAGGLLQDGPDAIVLYRAPAGAFPYMSDATPNGLIDAVVYSTGDEDSHSLIDTLMPGHSMIKEDEEHRAKDETISRCLGMQRLDSTMYILSKPTPGRRNNCTGTSTKFETTVIINEINVDMPGTTSMEFVELYDGGVGDTPLAGMILVFFNGANQDRSYLEVDFTDERTNTSGYFVIGTINVTPTPNIIIPDNAIQNGPDAVALYHATTRDFLRGTIATSDNLIDVVVYGPSTNQDQALMGKLSPSQVQLQESLSEDTADWSLSRCSSNQVMSMMAFKSAPSSPGAPNQCSRSRSALPSPDTIPDQTLTSLIINEVYYSSSNTDSSVTEYVELKGPANTPLDDYTLVTFTSDGFASNAVKLTNQQTSFSSGIITIATRNMASSVDLTVSFSPFIQRGKGAVALYQDVGEVNVDGNDMVGYRSNLVDALVYTDDLTALTNVLSQRLIPDSGSFYPGDLGSQPQDISISRCTCCTTKTSSVFTLTSKTPGQDNVPQCPAQNYSQVIQMKLINGDYGIWSGNTMLVAELKNQIAAGINEYCQCGFNVNYLIDDKILNGSVIYQANMLASSTNQSQMLYDSYVRFIHEVKKVKVHGAIYLVDNKCVSDCMGSPSAVKKSGSSSNKGAVAIAVSILMVVLVTAVVVVIYLLIRHKNLLQ; encoded by the exons ATGAAGTTGTATTGCCATAGCAACCTTCTCTACCTCATTACCCTCTGTCTCTTTCTGTACcattacccacaatgcaatgcagTTGTTCTAATCAACGAAGTCAATGCGCATAATCCTGGAACTGACAATGAGGAATTTATTGAATTATACAACAATGGTGATACCCAGGTATCGTTGGATGAATATACGGTTGTTCTATACAATGGAAGAGGGCGCATTGCTTATGCGATTATACCGTTACAAAATGGCGTCATTCCTCCAAATGGATATTACACGATGGGAAACCAAGGACTAAACCCAGATAGACTGTTGTCTGATATTGACGGAGATGGTTTAAATATACTGCAAAACGGACCAGATGCCGTTGCGCTATATCGTGGCAATACAACCATGTTCACAAACGGGATGCAAGTTACGAACACGTCACTTGTAGATGCTGTCGTGTATAATGCACGGAATAATGGAGGCCACCATAGAAGGCTAGCAGACGTGCTCACCCCAGGAGAGCGAACCGTTCACGAAGATCGTGGCCATATTGAAGGCGGTGACGAATCCATAAGCAGATGTGGCGGGATGGATGCGAGAAATCTTACGCAATTCCGTTTAGCACCACTAACCCCTGGTCGAGCCAATAATTGCTCTTACTTTCCTCCTACTGAACCCCCAACAACACCTCTTCCTAGAACTACTCCACCTTCGATCAGTCAAAATCTCTTCCCAAAGATAGTCATAAATGAATTTGATACTGCCGCAGGTGTACAATTCATAGAATTATACGACCTTGGTGTGGGTGGAACATCATTAGATGGCGTAGTCGTTGTATTTTACAGCGAAGAAACTTTGAATGCGTATGCTTCTTTTGCATTGGACGGATTCGAGACTGACGATCAAGGATATTTTGTGATCGGTCAGAGTGACTTGCAACTACGCCCAGATCTTATTCTTCCAACAACGTTATCGAGACGAAGAATAAACGCAATTGCATTACACTACGGAGAATCTGAATATATAAGAGAAGGTTCTCCTGTAACAAACAGGAATTTAATGGATGCAGTTGTCTATGGTGGAAATCAGAGAAATGTGCGAAGAAGCCAAAATTTTGATCTTATCAGAACTTTACTTGCTGGTCAAGTGATTCTTTGGCGACTTGATGCGGGCACAGCATGGGGGCGCTGTCGTGGGTGGTTGCCCACCATGATATCGTCATTTGCTATAAATACCCCTACACCTGCTGTAGATAATAATTGTGCTTCAAGTATACCGGATATTGTCCTTAATGAAGTCAATGCTGCAGCAGAAGGCGATGCGGCAATATCGGAAGAATTCGTTGAGATATTTGACGGCGGAATAGGTCATTACCCTTTGGATGGTATCGTTCTTGTTGCGTACAATGGAAAGAACGATGCCGCATAT GTCACGTATGATTtaactggctacgctactgacgaGCGTGGCTTTGCCGTGCTCGGAGCTGCCGACCATAGTTACGTCACAATACCGGTTGAGGTCAACCCACGTACAGGATTTATTCAAGCTGGTCCTGACGCGATTGCGCTTCATCTCGGGCCTGCACCAAGATTTGGACGTGGATCGCAACCGACGTCTTATAACTTAATAGATGCTATTATATACGGCACTGGGGATAAACCGGATGTAGCGCTACAGCATGCATTGCTGCCCTTGCAACCAATGGTGAATGAAATTCGAAGAATCAGTGATATCGACCACTCTGTAAGTCGGTGTGAATGGGGGCGCCGTAATGCATCTGCATGGGGTGTTGGTCCAGTAACGCCAGGTGCATTAAATCGAGAATGCGTGCGGAACGGGACCACAGTGATAGAGACAATAGATCACTATAGAAATATTTTACGTATTAATGAGATTCATCTTACGAAAGCTGGATTGAGCACGGGGGAGTACTTGGAGCTGTATGACAGTGGATTGGGGAATGTACCTCTGGACCAATTCACAGTGGTTGTCTACAACGGCAATGGTGATCAAAG GAGCACCACCCTTCTATACCTAGATGGTTATGCCACAGACAGCAATGGCTTCTTTGTGATTGGTTCTTCATTCCTGGATCCCACACCACAGTATAGTCTGAATACAAGGACTATATTGTTCCCAAGTACATCAGGAGCTGTTGCTATTTATAAG gTTCCTCAAGGTGGCCTGCCCACTTTTGTGACTCAATCAATAGCTACTCGTGAGGGATTGGTTGACGCGGTCCTGTTTGGTGATAATACCGTAGATTTCACATTGGTAGAATCACTTGCAGCGGGAAGTGTCCCGATTACCATGGAAACCATTACAG ATGAAACATCCATTGTGCGCTGTTTTTCCCATGATGCTTTGAGCCAGTTCTCTTTTGTGGTCAACCAATCAACACCTAGCGCTGCTAATGTCTGCCCATACCCACCTGTCGTACTGAATGAGGTCAATATAAGGTCACAAGGAAACGACATGGGTGAATTTATTGAATTGTCCAGTCTGGGAAGACCAGGGTTTCCTCTTAATAATCTCCAGGTT GTTCTATGGAAAGGAAATAGCAAGAAAGCTTACAGCGTGATAAAGATTGATGGCCGCCACACTGACGAATATGGATACTTTCTGATTGGCTATCAGGGTCTTTACGCACCACGTCCGGATATTACACCATTTGACACACCTCGCAATAACATCCGCGATGGACCAAATGCCGTCACCCTCCATTCGACTAAATTTGGCAAATTCCGCGAGAATATGCGATTGAATAAAACCGGGTTTATAGATGGCGTTGTGTATTATATAAACCCAGATCGGTATTCGCAAGATTTGGTGAACTTTTTCACTCCGGATATGGATCCTGTTATGGAATATCATGCGTACAGTGAAAGAGATGAATCTATTAATAGATGCGATACAGAGACTGGTACCATGTGGCAATTGGCTCATATTACACCTAAAGATCATAACTACTGTCCATCAAGAAATGCTGAACTGGTTATCAACGAAATAAGTTTAGTGAATGATGAGCAGTACATTGAATTGTGGGATAAAGGAGCTGGCTACACAAGTCTGG ATGACTTTGTAGTGGTACTGTATGGAGAGGACAACCTGTCTTACTGGAGCATACCATTATTGGGATATATGACAAATTCTAGAGGATACTTTGTGATGGGTGTAGCAAGTATCAGGCCTCTAGCTCAATTTGTGTTTGCTAATG GTTTTATGAGAACTCGTTATGGCGCCATCACAGTGTACAAAGTTTCACCCGGAACCATCCTCCTAGAGGGGGCTGGGCCATCTACTGAGGGTCTGGTTGATGCTATTGTGTACTGCCTGGAGAGTGTACACAATCCATTATCTAATGTGCTGATACCAAATTCAATGCCG GTGCAGTCAGCCCTGCTTCAAATTTCAGGCCAGTCTCTCAGTCGCTGTTTCTCTCATGACCTTCTATCATCTGATGCCTTCGCAATCACATCACAAACACCAAGAGATTTGAACAGCTGTCCTGTGTTACCAAATGATATTGTCATTAATGAGATCAATGTTGAACAACCTAGAAACAGATCAAAGGAGTTCATAG AGCTTTTTGATGGTGGAAATGGAAACACTCCTCTGACCTACCTGACTCTTGTTCTATTCAACGGTCATATTAGTGACAAatcctatatgacctttgaccttgatggTTACCATACCAACGACAAAGGGCTATTTTGTGATTG GCAAGCTGTTCCACAAATTGGCAATTACTGGACAGCAGGGGGTCTTCTCCAAGATGGGCCTGATGCAATAGTTCTATACAGGGCCCCAGCTGGGGCCTTCCCCTACATGAGTGATGCTACACCTAATGGCCTGATAGATGCTGTTGTATATAGTACTGGCGATGAAGACTCACATAGTCTCATAGATACACTTATGCCTG GACACAGCATGATAAAGGAGGATGAGGAGCATCGTGCTAAGGATGAAACCATCAGCAGATGCCTTGGAATGCAACGTCTGGATTCTACTATGTACATCTTATCTAAACCCACACCAGGCAGGAGGAACAATTGTACTGGCACTTCAACAAAGTTTGAAACTA CCGTCATAATCAATGAAATCAACGTAGACATGCCTGGCACTACCAGCATGGAATTTGTAGAGCTCTATGATGGTGGGGTAGGAGACACGCCATTGGCTGGAATGATCCTTGTCTTCTTTAATGGAGCCAATCAAGACAGGTCTTACTTAGAAGTTGACTTTACTGATGAAAG GACCAATACGAGTGGTTACTTTGTCATTGGTACCATCAATGTCACTCCAACACCGAATATCATCATCCCAGACAACGCAATCCAAAATGGCCCAGATGCCGTCGCCCTCTACCACGCTACCACACGCGACTTCCTGCGTGGCACCATCGCCACCTCCGATAATCTCATTGACGTTGTTGTGTATGGCCCATCAACCAATCAAGATCAAGCTTTGATGGGGAAGCTGTCACCGTCACAGGTTCAGCTTCAGGAGAGTCTATCAGAGGACACAGCGGATTGGTCACTCTCTAGATGCTCATCCAATCAGGTTATGTCTATGATGGCTTTTAAATCTGCCCCATCGTCTCCAG GAGCTCCAAACCAGTGTTCACGTAGTCGATCAGCACTCCCATCACCTGACACAATACCAGATCAAACCCTTACAAGTCTCATAATAAATGAGGTCTACTACTCCTCCAGCAATACAGACTCATCAGTTACAGAGTATGTTGAACTCAAAGGTCCTGCTAACACTCCACTAGatgactacacactggtaacattcACCTCAGATGGCTTTGCCTCTAATGCCGTGAAGCTTACCAACCAGCAGACATCATTCTCTAGTGGTATCATTACCATAGCAACTAGAAACATGGCGTCATCAGTTGATTTGACTGTGTCGTTTAGTCCTTTTATTCAAAGAGGAAAAGGAGCTGTAGCGTTGTATCAGGATGTGGGAGAGGTTAATGTTGATGGAAATGATATGGTTGGGTATAGGAGTAATTTGGTAGATGCACTGGTTTACACAGATGATTTGACTGCGTTGACAAATGTCCTGTCGCAGAGACTGATACCTGATTCCGGCAGCTTTTATCCTGGAGATTTAGG TTCTCAACCACAAGACATCTCCATTTCTCGTTGCACTTGCTGCACTACCAAGACAAGCTCTGTCTTCACACTGACCAGCAAGACACCAGGACAAGACAATGTCCCACAGTGTCCTGCACAGAACTACAGCCAGGTTATCCAGATGAAACTTATCAATGGTGATTATGGTATATGGTCTGGCAACACTATGTTGGTTGCTGAATTGAAGAATCAGATAGCAGCTGGTATCAATGAGTATTGCCAGTGTGGATTCAATGTCAATTACTTGATAG